DNA sequence from the Janibacter sp. CX7 genome:
GCAGTACCGCGGCAACCGCGGTCGCATCGACCTCGTCGACTTCTGGCTGGCCCGCGCACGACGCCTGCTGCCCGCGCTCTTCCTCGTCCTCACCGCGGTCCTCGTCGCGGCCGCCTTCCTCACCCTCCCGGGGCGTCGGGGCAGCGTGGCCGGCGACGTGCTGGCCACGATCTTCTACGTCGCCAACTGGCGCTTCGTCTTCGGTGACGAGGCCTACTTCGGGCAGGTGGCCTCCCCTTCGCCGCTGCGGCACGCCTGGTCACTGGCGGTCGAGGAGCAGTTCTACATCGTCTACCCGCTGCTGCTCGTCGTCCTGCTGGCCATGCTCCGGCGCCGCGCCACGCTCGCCTGGGTGCTCGCCGGCCTCGCGGCCGCCTCGGCCCTGCTCATGGCGGTCCTGCACCACCCGGGGCTCGAGCCGAGCCGGGTCTACTACGGGACCGACACCCGGGTCCACCAGCTGCTCGTCGGTGCGGCTGTCGCGGCCTTCATCAGCGGCGGGCCGGGCGCCGTCCCACGCGACCTCGTGCGGACCGTCGACATGTGGTGCCGCCGTCTGGCGATGCCGGCCTTGCTCGTCGTGGTGTCCACCTTCTGGTGGGCCGACCGCGCGCAGAGCGTGATCCTCGAGGGGCTGGCCGTCCCGCTCTCGCTGCTCATCACCGTCGTCCTCGTCGCCGCCACGAGCCCCGTCGGCTCCATCACCCAACGCGTGCTCGCGCTCGAGCCGCTGCGCCGGATCGGCATGATCTCCTACGGCCTCTACCTGTGGCACTGGCCGATCGTCGTCTTCCTCAACGACCAGGTGCTGCCCCTGCCGACGGCGGCGATTGTCGCCATCCAGGTCCTGCTCACGGTCCTGCTGTCCTGGTTGTCCTACCGCTTCGTCGAGCGGCCGGTGCGCCGCAAGGGGGTGGCCGCACTCATCCCCCGCGTCCCCCGGGTGAGCCGGATCGTGTGCTGGGCCAGCGCACCGCTGCTCGTCGTCGGCGCCCTCGCCCTCCCGGCCGCGTCACGGGCCGTCTCACCGACGCTGCAGGCCTCGGGCGATGTCGCAGTCGACAAGCCCCAGTACCGGCCCGCCCCCCGCATCACAGAGGTCGCACTCATCGGCAACTCTGTGCCGGAGAGCCTCATCACCACTGCCCGGTCGTCCGATCAGCCGGACCTCCGACTGATCGACCAGACCCACATCGGTTGCGACCCCCTCCCCGCGCAGAAGATCATCAATGGGCAACGCCAGCCCCAGGCCCCGGGATGCGACGAGTGGCGGGCGACCTGGCAGGAGCCCGGAGCCGAGCAGGACGCAGACGTCGTCCTCTACTTCGTCGCCCACACCCTGGTCACCGATCGAATGGTCGACAACAAGAGGGTCGTCGTCGGCACCCCGACGTGGGATGCGCTCATCGAGGACAACCTGGACGCGGCACTGTCTGCGTCCGGCAAGGGGAAGTTCGCCATCGTCAACCTCGCCTGCCACTCGATGCCCACCTTCAACAACGAAGAGCTGGAGCGGGTCAACGACATCCGCTACGTCAAGATCGTGAACCGCACCGTGACCGCCTGGGCAGACAAGCACGACGTCCCGGTCATCGACCAGTACTCCCTGCTCTGCGCCGGCGACAAGATGCACGACACGGTCAACGGCGTCCCGCTCTACGAGGACTCGATCCACTTCACG
Encoded proteins:
- a CDS encoding acyltransferase family protein; the protein is MSRATQHASLPYRPAIDGLRALAVVSVIAYHVYPRSAPGGWFGVDIFFVISGFLITSLLLAQYRGNRGRIDLVDFWLARARRLLPALFLVLTAVLVAAAFLTLPGRRGSVAGDVLATIFYVANWRFVFGDEAYFGQVASPSPLRHAWSLAVEEQFYIVYPLLLVVLLAMLRRRATLAWVLAGLAAASALLMAVLHHPGLEPSRVYYGTDTRVHQLLVGAAVAAFISGGPGAVPRDLVRTVDMWCRRLAMPALLVVVSTFWWADRAQSVILEGLAVPLSLLITVVLVAATSPVGSITQRVLALEPLRRIGMISYGLYLWHWPIVVFLNDQVLPLPTAAIVAIQVLLTVLLSWLSYRFVERPVRRKGVAALIPRVPRVSRIVCWASAPLLVVGALALPAASRAVSPTLQASGDVAVDKPQYRPAPRITEVALIGNSVPESLITTARSSDQPDLRLIDQTHIGCDPLPAQKIINGQRQPQAPGCDEWRATWQEPGAEQDADVVLYFVAHTLVTDRMVDNKRVVVGTPTWDALIEDNLDAALSASGKGKFAIVNLACHSMPTFNNEELERVNDIRYVKIVNRTVTAWADKHDVPVIDQYSLLCAGDKMHDTVNGVPLYEDSIHFTSESGPIFWRWLAPQVQAIARGEDPS